The proteins below are encoded in one region of Sminthopsis crassicaudata isolate SCR6 chromosome 1, ASM4859323v1, whole genome shotgun sequence:
- the MKRN2 gene encoding E3 ubiquitin-protein ligase makorin-2 isoform X2: MHGVCREGSQCLFSHDLSTSKPSTICKFYQKGYCAYGSRCRYDHTRPAAAASSAAGGAGPHGLPSPIFHSPHPHPDVTASVMKSSSHEPGKREKRTLVLRDRNLCGLTEEKTRPCAVNELGGCSDSNSSMEMKPHSYLEAIRSGLDDVEAGSSDGNEQQLCPYAAAGECHFGDACVYLHGDVCEICRLQVLHPFDSEQRKMHEKLCMATFEHDMEKAFAFQASQEKVCSICMEVVYEKPSASERRFGILSNCSHTYCLSCIRQWRCAKQFENPIIKSCPECRVISEFVIPSVYWVEDQNKKNELIEAFKQGMGKKACKYFEQGKGTCPFGGKCLYLHAYPDGTRAEPEKPRKQLSSEGTVRFFNSVRLWDFIEDRESRHIPATEEDDVTELGDLFMHLSGVEESASNP; this comes from the exons ATGCATGGTGTGTGTCGTGAAGGGAGCCAGTGCTTGTTTTCACATGACTTATCAACAAGCAAGCCATCTACAATCTGCAAGTTCTACCAGAAAGGCTATTGTGCCTATGGATCTCGTTGCAG GTACGACCACACAAGGCCGGCGGCGGCGGCCAGCAGCGCGGCAGGGGGGGCCGGGCCTCACGGCCTGCCATCCCCAATTTTCCACAGTCCGCACCCTCACCCTGACGTGACTGCGTCTGTGATGAAAAGCAGCTCCCACGAACCTGGCAAGCGGGAGAAGAGAACACTGGTGCTTAGAGACCGGA ATCTGTGTGGCTTAACTGAAGAAAAGACCAGGCCCTGTGCTGTGAATGAGCTGGGAGGTTGCAGTGACTCAAACAGTAGCATGGAGATGAAGCCTCATTCCTACTTAGAAGCCATCCGGAGTGGCCTGGATGACGTGGAGGCCGGGAGCTCTGACGGTAACGAGCAGCAGCTGTGCCCCTACGCAGCCGCCGGCGAGTGCCACTTCGGTGATGCTTGTGTCTATCTCCATGGCGATGTTTGTGAGATCTGTAGGTTACAAGTCCTGCATCCTTTTGACTCAGAGCAAAGAAAGATGCATGAGAAG CTCTGCATGGCAACCTTTGAACACGACATGGAGAAAGCCTTTGCTTTCCAGGCAAGTCAGGAGAAAGTATGTAGCATCTGCATGGAAGTAGTCTATGAGAAACCATCAGCCTCAGAGAGGAGGTTTGGGATCCTCTCCAACTGCAGCCACACGTACTGTCTGTCCTGCATCCGACAGTGGAGGTGCGCCAAGCAGTTTGAGAATCCCATCATCAA GTCCTGTCCAGAATGCCGAGTAATATCTGAATTTGTAATCCCAAGTGTGTACTGGGTTGAAGAccagaataagaaaaatgaactgATCGAAGCATTTAAGCAGGGAATGGG gAAAAAAGCCTGTAAATACTTTGAGCAAGGCAAAGGGACCTGCCCCTTTGGAGGAAAATGCCTTTATCTGCATGCTTACCCAGATGGGACGAGAGCTGAACCTGAGAAACCTCGGAAACAGCTTAGCTCAGAAGGCACTGTGAGG TTCTTCAATTCTGTCCGGCTTTGGGATTTTATTGAGGATAGAGAAAGCCGACATATCCCAGCTACTGAGGAAGATGATGTAACTGAACTCGGTGACCTTTTCATGCACCTTTCAGGAGTGGAAGAGTCTGCCTCGAATCCTTGA
- the MKRN2 gene encoding E3 ubiquitin-protein ligase makorin-2 isoform X1 codes for MSTKQVTCRYFMHGVCREGSQCLFSHDLSTSKPSTICKFYQKGYCAYGSRCRYDHTRPAAAASSAAGGAGPHGLPSPIFHSPHPHPDVTASVMKSSSHEPGKREKRTLVLRDRNLCGLTEEKTRPCAVNELGGCSDSNSSMEMKPHSYLEAIRSGLDDVEAGSSDGNEQQLCPYAAAGECHFGDACVYLHGDVCEICRLQVLHPFDSEQRKMHEKLCMATFEHDMEKAFAFQASQEKVCSICMEVVYEKPSASERRFGILSNCSHTYCLSCIRQWRCAKQFENPIIKSCPECRVISEFVIPSVYWVEDQNKKNELIEAFKQGMGKKACKYFEQGKGTCPFGGKCLYLHAYPDGTRAEPEKPRKQLSSEGTVRFFNSVRLWDFIEDRESRHIPATEEDDVTELGDLFMHLSGVEESASNP; via the exons GTATTTCATGCATGGTGTGTGTCGTGAAGGGAGCCAGTGCTTGTTTTCACATGACTTATCAACAAGCAAGCCATCTACAATCTGCAAGTTCTACCAGAAAGGCTATTGTGCCTATGGATCTCGTTGCAG GTACGACCACACAAGGCCGGCGGCGGCGGCCAGCAGCGCGGCAGGGGGGGCCGGGCCTCACGGCCTGCCATCCCCAATTTTCCACAGTCCGCACCCTCACCCTGACGTGACTGCGTCTGTGATGAAAAGCAGCTCCCACGAACCTGGCAAGCGGGAGAAGAGAACACTGGTGCTTAGAGACCGGA ATCTGTGTGGCTTAACTGAAGAAAAGACCAGGCCCTGTGCTGTGAATGAGCTGGGAGGTTGCAGTGACTCAAACAGTAGCATGGAGATGAAGCCTCATTCCTACTTAGAAGCCATCCGGAGTGGCCTGGATGACGTGGAGGCCGGGAGCTCTGACGGTAACGAGCAGCAGCTGTGCCCCTACGCAGCCGCCGGCGAGTGCCACTTCGGTGATGCTTGTGTCTATCTCCATGGCGATGTTTGTGAGATCTGTAGGTTACAAGTCCTGCATCCTTTTGACTCAGAGCAAAGAAAGATGCATGAGAAG CTCTGCATGGCAACCTTTGAACACGACATGGAGAAAGCCTTTGCTTTCCAGGCAAGTCAGGAGAAAGTATGTAGCATCTGCATGGAAGTAGTCTATGAGAAACCATCAGCCTCAGAGAGGAGGTTTGGGATCCTCTCCAACTGCAGCCACACGTACTGTCTGTCCTGCATCCGACAGTGGAGGTGCGCCAAGCAGTTTGAGAATCCCATCATCAA GTCCTGTCCAGAATGCCGAGTAATATCTGAATTTGTAATCCCAAGTGTGTACTGGGTTGAAGAccagaataagaaaaatgaactgATCGAAGCATTTAAGCAGGGAATGGG gAAAAAAGCCTGTAAATACTTTGAGCAAGGCAAAGGGACCTGCCCCTTTGGAGGAAAATGCCTTTATCTGCATGCTTACCCAGATGGGACGAGAGCTGAACCTGAGAAACCTCGGAAACAGCTTAGCTCAGAAGGCACTGTGAGG TTCTTCAATTCTGTCCGGCTTTGGGATTTTATTGAGGATAGAGAAAGCCGACATATCCCAGCTACTGAGGAAGATGATGTAACTGAACTCGGTGACCTTTTCATGCACCTTTCAGGAGTGGAAGAGTCTGCCTCGAATCCTTGA